DNA sequence from the Sporocytophaga myxococcoides genome:
AAATGAAACGGATTCCAAAAAGGTACCATCTCCACCAATACTAAATAAAAAATCGGTATTTTCTAACTCTTCATGGTAACTATAAATACTGGCACTATTATATTTAATCCCTACTTTATCAAGAAACACTGAAAAGTTTTTAAAAACCAGGATTTCAGCCCCCTTTGATTTAAGATTATCAAACATTTCCTGGATAAAAGGAATAGCGTCATTATTAAAAGTTCTTCCGTGAATTGCTATTTTCATTCTAAATATTCAGATACTTAAACAGTAAATCAAGTCTTTCCTTATCGTGACTTGTCAGTTCATTTTCCTGAAAATTAGCAATTATTTTATAATCATACCTTTCAAAAGTCGCAATAATTCTTGTAAGGTCTGTTCTATTTAATTTGAGCGTTAGTTTTATTTTATTCGGATCCAGTTCATCATTTGAAACAAATGAACTTAATATCTTCGCATCATTTGCTTCTACTAATCTACTGATCTGGGACAAAGAATAATCTTTATCCTGCATAGAAAGTACAATAATCCCCCCTGGACCCTGAGTTGCAAACATTTGAGCCATAGCAAATGAAGTCTCATTTACAGAAATAACTCCTACAAATTTTGAATCATCACTGACTACTGGCACAATCTGCAATTTGTTTTTAGATGCCAACTTTATAACATCATAAAAATGAGAAGAGGGTTTTACTACTAATTCTTTATTAACTAACCTGATATTTGAAATCGGTCCGGAAAAGTCGTCCTTTTCATACAATGCTTGCTCTTCAAGAAATCCTAAAAAATTATTATTCTCTACAACAGGCAATTGGGTTAACCTGAATTCTTCCATCCATTTCTTTGCTTTCTCTGCTGAATCAGAGACTTTCAATGGCGGAATCATCTGGTTTATAAGTTCTTCGGCAATCATACGGTAGACTCCAGGAATTTGTGAACAAAAGCATTAAACTTTTCAGGATTTTCCATCATTGGAGCATGTCCGCATTTGTCGATAAACCGTAATTCTGAGTTCTTTATTAACCTGTTAAACTCATGAGCAACGAATGGTGGTGTTATTGTATCATTTAGCCCCCAAATTAACAGTGTTGGAATTTTAATATTCGGAACGTCTTTCGCCATGTTGTGCCTTTGGGCAGATTTTGCCAAAGCCACAATATTCATGCATTTTGGAATACTCTTTGTTATGTCAAACACTTCTTTAATAAGCTCTTCAGTAGCAGTTGAGGGATTATAAAAGGTATATTCCACCCTTTCTTTAACATACTCATAACTACCTCTTTTGGGATATGACCCACCCATTCCATTTTCAAATAACCCAGAGCTTCCAGTCAAAACCAACCTTTTGACTTTGGATGAATTTTTTAATGTATAATCAAGACCTACGTGCCCACCTAGTGAGTTTCCCAACAAGGTTAGATCGCTTAACTGTTTGAAGTTGACAAACTTTTCTATAAAAGTAACCAAACCTTCTACACTTGCTGACCTAACAGGCATTTCATAAATAGGCATTAAAGGAATTATGACTCTGTAGTTAGATGTAAACTCTTTAACTACTCCCTCCCAATTGCTTAGCGCTCCAAAAAGCCCATGTAGCAGTAAAAGAACTTCGCCTTTACCTTCATCAATATATTTGAATTCTTTTTCTTGCTTAACTGTAAAAGTCATGATGTGAAGATGTAATTTTATTAACGTGCAAATTAAAACAAAGTTTGAAATATTACTTTATCGAAAAGGATAAACTAAGCCAGTTTTGAATAATTTTTTCACCATTTTCAGATAAAACTGCCTCCGGATGAAACTGTAACCCATAAATCGGGTAATTTTTATGACCAATTGCCATAATTTCTTCATTTTTTGATTCCGCCAAAACTTTAAGCATAGGTGGCAATTTCCCCAGAATTAAAGAATGATATCGAACTACATTAAACTCATCATCAATATTTTCAAACATTTTATCCTTATGCTTCACTTTTATTAATGAAATCTTACCATGCATAGGCTTATCCATTTTCATTATTTGTGCACCAAAAAAATATCCGATTGCCTGATGCCCAAGGCATATTCCTAATATTGGCTTGTGCATCCAGTATTTTTCAATGACAGAAAGAAGCAGTTGTTGATCTTTGGGATTTCCAGGACCGGGAGACAAGACAATTCCCGAAAAAGAATTCAGGATTTCAAGATTTTCAATTTCATCTATCCGCAAGCATCTACAAGCTACACCCTGCTTTTGAAAAAGATGAAGAAGATTATATGTATACGAATCTAAATTATCAATTAGTACTATCAAGCCTTTTGGTTTTCAAGTATCTTTTTCAAAGCTGGAAAAATATCCTGAAAAGGTATAATATAGCTTACAAAATGGATGGTATTCGGGGCAAAAGAAGCTAGCACAGGATAAGCAAATGATTTTTGTCCATATTTAGAAATAAACTCTAGCTTGGCTGCGCTTGTCAACCAAATGAACAGACTAATTATGAAAGCGGTTTTTAATACACCAACAAATGCCCCTGCTGCACTATCAAATACCCCAAGCAGAGTATAATCTAATATTGATTTTAAGAATTTTCCCAAAAAGTATATTCCGATAAAAACCAACAAAAAGATTAACGTGAATGTAACATAAGGAAGCATTTGAGGGAAATCTTTCATATACGGCTGCAACCAATTCATTCCTTCTTTGAGAAGTTTAAATGCAGATAACACCGCAATTATAAATGCGAGGAAAGTAACTACTTCCAATAACAGTCCTTTTTTATATCCTGCATATCCTCCAAGTGCAAGAATCAGAATAACTACTATATCAAAGATTTCCACTTTTATTCCCTATTGACTCAACAATGATTTGACTAATGCTGAAACAACCTTATTATCTGCTGTTCCTGCAAAAGCCTTAGTTGCAGCACCCATAACTTTTCCCATATCTCCAGGGCCTTTAGCGCCAACTTCTGCAATTATTTCTTTAAGTTTTGCTGCTATTTCATCTTCAGAAAGCTGTTTAGGCAAATATTTTTCAATTACAGCTAATTCATCAAGCTCAATTTTCTCTAAATCTGCCCTTCCTTGTCCAGCATAAACTTCTGCTGATTCTTTTCTTTGTTTGGCTGCCTTTGTCAAAAGCTTAATTTCAGCATCCGCAGAAACCTCTCCCTGAGCCCCTTTATCAGTTTCTGCAAGTAAAATAAGAGATTTTATACTTCTTAATGCACGCAATTCATCTTTGTTTTTTGCTAGCATTGCTGATTTTATATCAGCATCGATTTTTTCTTTTAAACTCATGTTTTGAAATTTAATAGAATATTGGATTTATTTGTCATCAAAAATAGTCAAATTATTTTTCAGAAAAAGAAAAAACAATGACCCGATTAAGTGTTAATGTAAATAAAATAGCCACATTGAGAAATTCCAGAGGAGGTAATAACCCCGATTTGATTCAAGTGGCTTTGGATTGTGAAAGATTTGGGGCTCAAGGAATAACAGTTCACCCACGACCAGACGAAAGACATATCAAATATGCAGATGTTTATGCTTTAAAGGCAGTGATTAAAACAGAATTTAATATTGAAGGCAATCCTGAAGGAAAATTCATTGATCTTGTAAAAGAAATAAAGCCCCATCAGGTAACGCTTGTACCTGATCCTCCGGGGGCTATAACAAGCAATGCAGGCTGGAATACGTTAAAATATAAAGACTTTTTAAGAGATGTAATCCGTGATTTTAAAGAAGAGGGCATAAGAGTAAGTCTCTTTGTAGATCCGGTAGAACAAATGGTTGAAGGGGCTGCAGAAGCTGGGGCAGACAGAGTGGAACTTTACACCGAACCTTATGCTAAAAACTTTTTAATGAATAAGGATCAGGCTATTTCTGAATATATTATCGCAGCTAAAAAAGCTGCTTCTCTTGGGCTAGGGCTCAATGCCGGACATGATCTTGACCTTAAAAATTTAAAATATTTAAAAGATAATATCCCTAACCTTGATGAAGTTTCAATAGGGCACGCACTCATTTGCGATGCCCTTTATTTTGGCCTGGAGAATACAATTCAAATGTACCTTAAAGAATTAAACTAAAGAATGAAATTATATTATAAAGATTTAGGTACCGGAAAGCCTTTGATTCTATTGCATGGGCTCTTTGGATCTTCTGACAATTTATTTTCCGTAGCTAAAGAATTGGCAAAAAAATATCATGTATATGTTATAGATGAACGAAATCACGGAAACTCTCCCTGGAGTGACATAATGAATTATGATGTAATTGCCGATGACATCAAAGAATTTATAGAAGATCATGCTCTTCAGGATGCATTTATAGTAGGCCATTCCATGGGAGGAAAGGCTAGTATGAAAATAGCTCAGAAATATCCTGAATTGGTAAGAAAACTAGTTGTTTCTGATATTGCACCGAGATATTATGCACCTCATCACCAGACCATATTAGCTGGATTGAACAGCGTCAATCTTGAAACAATTGAAAGTAGGACAGATGCTGATAATCAGTTAGCAGCACACATAAAAGATTTGTCTACAAGACAATTTCTTTTAAAAAATCTTGGCAGGGATGAAGATGGACATTTCAAATGGAAAATAAATCTAAGCGTAATCACTAAACAGATTGAATTTGTAGGTGCAGGAATTAATGATTCAGAAGTGATTAACACGCCGACTCTCTTTGTCAGAGGAGGCAAGAGTGATTATATAAAAGAAACCGATGAGCCAATTATTAAAAGAATTTTCCCCAATTCTACTATAAAAACAATTGAGGGGGCAAGTCATTGGATTCATGCTGAAAAACCTATAGAATTTATCAACCTCATTCTTGAGTTTGATTCAGAATAGTTTTCGAATAACAAACAGGACTAACGAAATAAGGATACTAAGTAAAATGCTTGTTGCCAGAGGAAAATAGAATGACCAGTTTTTTCCTTTAATAGCAATATCTCCCGGGAGTTTGCCAAGTAGTGGTATTTTATCAGAAAACAATAAAATCAATCCAATTACGATAAATATAAAACCACCAATAATCAACCCTTTCCCTAATCCTTGAAAGTCACTCATTATTTCACCAGTTTAATTGATTAACAAATATAAATACAATGTCGATTCCCAAATCTGAAATTTCAAAATTATATCTGATTCCCTCGATACTGGCAGAAGGTACTGCTCTTCAGATGATGGCTCCGGCAATATTGGAGGTTATTAAAGAAACTGATTATTATTTTGCGGAAAACATCAAAACAGCAAGAAGATATATAAGTGAACTCAAAACAGGGCGAAAAATAGAAGATCTTATTTTTTATCAACTTGATAAAGATACCACTAAAGAAGAGGCGGTGAAATTATTTGATACCATACCTTCAGGGAAAAATATCGGCGTATTATCTGAAGCTGGTTGCCCGGGAATAGCTGATCCAGGTGCCTTGGCAGTCTCAATTGCGCATAAAAAAAAATGGAACATAGTTCCACTTCCTGGTCCATCTTCAATATTTATGGCATTGATGGCATCAGGATTTAATGGCCAGTACTTTTGTTTTAAAGGGTATCTTCCAATTGATAAAGAGCAAAAAATTAGGTCTTTTAAAGCTCTTGAACGCGAAGCCTGGGAGAAAAGAGCAACACAAATAGTCATAGAAACACCTTACCGAAATAATAAATTTTTAGAAGATGTAATTGCCCATGGAAATCCGGAAACACAACTTTGTATAGCATGTGACATTACTGGGCCTCAGCAATACATCAAGACAAAAAATCTTGGAGAGTGGAAAGGAAACTTGCCAGATCTTAATAAAAGACCTGCCGTATTTCTGTTTTTCGGAAGAAACTGAACTTTAAGTTTTTTGTGTTAATGGATTTTAATTTAACTTTGATTATTAGTTATTCTTAAAAAGATACCTTTAAACCTAAAAAATAATGTCATACCTATTTACCTCAGAATCTGTGTCGGAAGGTCACCCTGATAAGGTTGCTGATCAGATTTCAGACGCAATCCTTGACGCAATCCTCGCGCAGGACCCACATTCAAGAGTTGCTTGTGAAACGATGGTTACTACAGGATTAGTTGTAGTTGCCGGTGAAGTTACTACAAAGGCTACTATTGACACTCAGAATATTATAAGAGATACTATTAAGAAAATTGGGTATACCAAAGCAGAGTACATGTTTGAAGCAGACTCTTGCGGTATACTTACAGCGCTTCACCAGCAATCTCCAGATATAGCGCAAGGTGTTAATGAAGGCGAAGGTCTTGACAAAGATCAGGGAGCGGGTGATCAGGGAATGATGTTTGGCTATGCTACG
Encoded proteins:
- a CDS encoding CBS domain-containing protein gives rise to the protein MIAEELINQMIPPLKVSDSAEKAKKWMEEFRLTQLPVVENNNFLGFLEEQALYEKDDFSGPISNIRLVNKELVVKPSSHFYDVIKLASKNKLQIVPVVSDDSKFVGVISVNETSFAMAQMFATQGPGGIIVLSMQDKDYSLSQISRLVEANDAKILSSFVSNDELDPNKIKLTLKLNRTDLTRIIATFERYDYKIIANFQENELTSHDKERLDLLFKYLNI
- a CDS encoding alpha/beta fold hydrolase, whose translation is MTFTVKQEKEFKYIDEGKGEVLLLLHGLFGALSNWEGVVKEFTSNYRVIIPLMPIYEMPVRSASVEGLVTFIEKFVNFKQLSDLTLLGNSLGGHVGLDYTLKNSSKVKRLVLTGSSGLFENGMGGSYPKRGSYEYVKERVEYTFYNPSTATEELIKEVFDITKSIPKCMNIVALAKSAQRHNMAKDVPNIKIPTLLIWGLNDTITPPFVAHEFNRLIKNSELRFIDKCGHAPMMENPEKFNAFVHKFLESTV
- a CDS encoding anthranilate synthase component II, whose product is MIVLIDNLDSYTYNLLHLFQKQGVACRCLRIDEIENLEILNSFSGIVLSPGPGNPKDQQLLLSVIEKYWMHKPILGICLGHQAIGYFFGAQIMKMDKPMHGKISLIKVKHKDKMFENIDDEFNVVRYHSLILGKLPPMLKVLAESKNEEIMAIGHKNYPIYGLQFHPEAVLSENGEKIIQNWLSLSFSIK
- a CDS encoding CvpA family protein, producing MEIFDIVVILILALGGYAGYKKGLLLEVVTFLAFIIAVLSAFKLLKEGMNWLQPYMKDFPQMLPYVTFTLIFLLVFIGIYFLGKFLKSILDYTLLGVFDSAAGAFVGVLKTAFIISLFIWLTSAAKLEFISKYGQKSFAYPVLASFAPNTIHFVSYIIPFQDIFPALKKILENQKA
- a CDS encoding GatB/YqeY domain-containing protein; translation: MSLKEKIDADIKSAMLAKNKDELRALRSIKSLILLAETDKGAQGEVSADAEIKLLTKAAKQRKESAEVYAGQGRADLEKIELDELAVIEKYLPKQLSEDEIAAKLKEIIAEVGAKGPGDMGKVMGAATKAFAGTADNKVVSALVKSLLSQ
- a CDS encoding pyridoxine 5'-phosphate synthase codes for the protein MTRLSVNVNKIATLRNSRGGNNPDLIQVALDCERFGAQGITVHPRPDERHIKYADVYALKAVIKTEFNIEGNPEGKFIDLVKEIKPHQVTLVPDPPGAITSNAGWNTLKYKDFLRDVIRDFKEEGIRVSLFVDPVEQMVEGAAEAGADRVELYTEPYAKNFLMNKDQAISEYIIAAKKAASLGLGLNAGHDLDLKNLKYLKDNIPNLDEVSIGHALICDALYFGLENTIQMYLKELN
- a CDS encoding alpha/beta fold hydrolase; amino-acid sequence: MKLYYKDLGTGKPLILLHGLFGSSDNLFSVAKELAKKYHVYVIDERNHGNSPWSDIMNYDVIADDIKEFIEDHALQDAFIVGHSMGGKASMKIAQKYPELVRKLVVSDIAPRYYAPHHQTILAGLNSVNLETIESRTDADNQLAAHIKDLSTRQFLLKNLGRDEDGHFKWKINLSVITKQIEFVGAGINDSEVINTPTLFVRGGKSDYIKETDEPIIKRIFPNSTIKTIEGASHWIHAEKPIEFINLILEFDSE
- a CDS encoding DUF2905 family protein; this translates as MSDFQGLGKGLIIGGFIFIVIGLILLFSDKIPLLGKLPGDIAIKGKNWSFYFPLATSILLSILISLVLFVIRKLF
- a CDS encoding SAM-dependent methyltransferase translates to MSIPKSEISKLYLIPSILAEGTALQMMAPAILEVIKETDYYFAENIKTARRYISELKTGRKIEDLIFYQLDKDTTKEEAVKLFDTIPSGKNIGVLSEAGCPGIADPGALAVSIAHKKKWNIVPLPGPSSIFMALMASGFNGQYFCFKGYLPIDKEQKIRSFKALEREAWEKRATQIVIETPYRNNKFLEDVIAHGNPETQLCIACDITGPQQYIKTKNLGEWKGNLPDLNKRPAVFLFFGRN